The Chryseobacterium suipulveris genome window below encodes:
- a CDS encoding DUF6157 family protein — translation MHTTNYKNTFIEVAEDCPVSVAEIPPVKRNKTLANIQLEMVLENPYKYTSDEVLFECFAIKNEIGKDERDEARRNFFSKGQPCFRSSALGKRYGFGVHSDAEGKIAFFPVESEEYQNFLKDDSVKKVKAMRTKRAK, via the coding sequence ATGCACACAACCAATTACAAAAACACCTTTATAGAAGTTGCAGAAGACTGCCCTGTTTCCGTAGCTGAGATTCCGCCTGTGAAAAGAAACAAGACTTTGGCCAATATTCAGCTGGAGATGGTTCTTGAAAATCCGTACAAATACACTTCCGACGAGGTTTTGTTCGAATGTTTTGCGATCAAAAATGAAATTGGCAAAGATGAACGCGATGAAGCCCGCAGAAATTTTTTCTCAAAAGGTCAACCCTGCTTTCGTTCATCCGCATTGGGAAAAAGATATGGTTTCGGCGTGCATTCGGATGCGGAAGGAAAGATTGCGTTTTTTCCAGTGGAAAGTGAGGAATATCAAAATTTTTTGAAAGATGATTCGGTGAAGAAGGTAAAGGCGATGCGCACGAAAAGGGCGAAGTAA
- a CDS encoding DUF3784 domain-containing protein translates to MIVPITILSILFIGIGFIITEKNAKYLLSGYNTMSENERGKFDIKSYIPYFRNFHIFLGLSLFVICLSVYYFIDPDWSGIVMTTYPIIAYIFFVWKGNQFSKLNNKKSNRKTIMTMIFLVVVFITIAGMFLNSLNDNNIDITGNTIKIKGDYGMELKKSDIKSIKLVNELPEISYKMNGFALQNVKKGYFKTKTGEKVKLFINSDKYPLIYIITEDNQKIYYSSKEKSNNIVFKDLKTAISK, encoded by the coding sequence ATGATAGTTCCAATAACAATTTTAAGTATTCTATTTATCGGAATAGGATTTATAATTACTGAAAAAAATGCCAAATATTTACTTTCTGGATATAATACAATGTCCGAAAATGAGAGAGGAAAATTCGACATAAAATCGTACATTCCATACTTCAGAAATTTTCATATTTTTCTAGGACTCTCTCTATTCGTTATTTGCTTATCTGTTTATTATTTTATTGATCCAGATTGGAGCGGCATCGTTATGACAACCTACCCCATAATTGCATATATATTTTTTGTTTGGAAAGGGAATCAATTTTCAAAATTAAATAATAAAAAGTCTAATAGAAAAACAATTATGACCATGATTTTCTTAGTTGTTGTTTTTATTACTATTGCAGGAATGTTCTTAAATAGTCTAAATGATAATAATATAGACATAACAGGAAATACTATAAAAATAAAAGGAGATTATGGAATGGAATTGAAAAAAAGCGATATAAAATCAATAAAACTAGTAAATGAACTTCCTGAAATTTCATACAAAATGAATGGTTTTGCATTACAGAATGTAAAAAAGGGTTATTTTAAAACTAAAACTGGAGAAAAAGTTAAGTTATTTATCAATTCTGATAAATATCCATTAATTTATATAATAACCGAAGACAATCAAAAAATATATTATTCCTCAAAAGAAAAATCTAACAATATTGTTTTCAAAGATTTAAAAACTGCGATAAGCAAATAA
- a CDS encoding sigma-70 family RNA polymerase sigma factor, with product MRQLKITKQVTNRETASLDKYLQEIGKVDLITADEEVELAQKIRAGDRVALEKLIKANLRFVVSVSKQYQNQGLSLPDLINEGNLGLMKAAKRYDETRGFKFISYAVWWIRQSILQALAEQSRIVRLPLNKIGSINKINKAYAHLEQENERPPSPEELAEVLDMSEEDIKESMKNSGRHLSMDAPLVEGEDSNLYDVLRSGESPSPDKDLMLESLQIEIERALQTLTPREADLVRLYFGLNGKHPMTLEEIGETFDLTRERVRQIKEKAIKRLKHNTRSKILKSYLGK from the coding sequence ATGAGACAGTTAAAAATTACAAAGCAGGTTACCAACAGAGAAACCGCATCGCTTGACAAGTATCTACAGGAAATCGGGAAAGTGGACCTGATTACCGCCGATGAAGAGGTGGAACTCGCACAGAAAATCCGAGCAGGAGACCGGGTTGCACTGGAAAAACTGATCAAGGCGAATTTGCGTTTCGTGGTGTCTGTTTCGAAACAATACCAGAATCAGGGATTATCACTCCCCGATTTGATCAACGAGGGAAATCTCGGTTTGATGAAAGCCGCAAAAAGATACGATGAAACCAGAGGTTTTAAGTTTATTTCTTATGCGGTTTGGTGGATTCGCCAGTCGATTCTGCAGGCATTGGCGGAACAGTCGAGAATTGTTCGTCTGCCGCTGAACAAGATTGGCTCAATCAACAAGATCAACAAAGCTTACGCACACCTTGAACAGGAAAACGAACGACCACCGTCTCCCGAAGAATTGGCTGAAGTTCTCGATATGAGCGAGGAAGACATTAAGGAATCGATGAAGAATTCCGGTCGTCACCTCTCGATGGATGCACCGCTTGTTGAAGGTGAAGATTCCAATTTATACGACGTTTTGCGTTCGGGAGAATCACCAAGTCCAGACAAAGACTTGATGCTGGAATCGCTGCAGATTGAGATCGAAAGAGCATTGCAGACCTTGACTCCGAGAGAAGCAGATTTGGTTCGGCTTTATTTCGGACTGAATGGCAAACATCCGATGACTTTGGAAGAAATCGGTGAAACCTTTGATCTGACGAGAGAACGTGTTCGACAAATTAAGGAAAAAGCGATCAAACGATTGAAACACAATACCAGAAGCAAGATTCTGAAATCTTATCTCGGTAAATAA